In Acidisarcina polymorpha, the DNA window CCGAAGATGCGGATGCATACCAGACCCACGACGGATGCGACTAAGTAGCAGTATTGATAGAGATCGGCGAAAGCCGGATAAGTCTGGTAATCGCCGGTCGCGGAATTGCCCTGAACAGCTTCGCGGGAAAGGTCCATTGTCGTCCCTTCCACTAACTGCTCGAGTAACTGGTTAGGTATATCGAAGCGGCGCTGCGCATCGGAGAGCGCAACAAAGACGGGATCGTTGGTATCTCCGTCATGCGATGTTTCTCGACACGATGCTTCGCGCCAGGCAATAAGCCACTGCTCGAGATTCGCACGCCGTTGGTCGATCGGCAGGCTTTCATCGTCGGAAAGATCGTCCGCATGGCGCATAAAGGCGTAGACTGCGCAGATCGCGTTGCGCTTCGCCGGAGGTAATGCGACAAAGGAGTAATAGAAGTTCTTAGCTTCCTTACGCGCGATCTCTCTGCAGATTTGATAGGCTTCCGCAACCTGCATAGTTAAGCAGCCACCTCTCGGCTACTCTGCCGTTTGCTGTCGCACGAGTTCGATCTCTCAGATGTCGATTCTTCCTGGCTCTGCAAGACGGGCAATGCCATGCGCTCCGCTCGATCTATTGGTGTATAGCTGATGCATCTCCGAAACATTATCTCAGGAGAAGGATCAAGGAATGATGGCCGTCTTGATGTCGTTCGAGCGGTCCATCAATTTGCGGAAGACACTGTTCAGTTCCATCAACCGGGCGCGGCCGGTAATGTATTCACTACATTTGAAGCGCCCGCTCACCACCAGATCGAAGGCCCTGCGGCAGGTGGCCGGGGTATGGTGAAAGCTGGCCTTTAGGGTGATGTCGTTATAGTGCAGCCTGTTGGTGTCGAGCGAGACGCGAGTTCCTACAGCGCAGCCGCCAAAAAAATTGACCGTGCCGCCTCTGCGAACCATATCGACCGCCCACTGCCACGTCATCGGGGTAGCCGCGGCGTCAATGGCGATATCGACGCCCCGGCCTTTTTCAGTAAATCCGCGAACGGCGGCGATCACATCGCGCGTGCCGGTGGTCCGCACAATCTCTTCCGCGCCGAATAGTCGAGCGCTTTCCACTTGCTCCGGACGTTTCACCACCGCGATGACGCGCAGGCCGCTCAATGCGGCGGCATGAATAAACATGAGCCCGATCGGACCGGCGCCAATCACCGAGATCGTATCTCCAGGACGGGCCCCGCTCTCTTCCAGCCCACGAACGACACATGCCAGCGGCTCGGTCAGCGCCGCATGCTCCAGTGGCACATGCGAGGGAACGACCAGCGTGTTCTTTTCAACAATGCGGGCGGGTATACGGATATATTCCGCATACGCTCCATTGTTAAATAAGAGGTCTTCGCAGAGATTTTCCTGCTGGCGCGCACACCAGAAACATTTACCGCATGGGGCCGAGTTCAGCGCCACGACTCGCATCCCTGCAGCGAAGCGGGTGACTCCCGCTCCAACCGCTTCAACTACCCCGGCCAATTCATGCCCGAAAAGCGCAGGCAGCGCCAGCATCTTCGCGTGATAGCCGCGGCGGTAGGTCTTGAGATCGGTGCCACAGGTAAGCGCGGCTTGGACCTCAACCACGATTTCGCCCTTCTCAGGGTGGGGCATGGGAACGCGTTCAATCCGGACATCCTCTTGTCCGTACAACACCGCCGCGTTCATTTCAGTTAGCTGAGTCAGCATGGCACGCTATTTCTTCACTCCACGCGTGGGACCTACGCCCCCGGATGGATCATGACTTTCATCGAACTGGCACAAGGGTTAGACGCAATTTGAATTGCTTCGACCGCTTGGTCGATGGGGAACCGGTGGGAGATAAGGCGCGTCAGATCAAACCCGTTACGGTATCCCTCAAAAACCAGCTTAGCCCCTTCCTCCTGAATATCCGCGGAGGAGCTATACGAACCCATCAGGCTCTTTTCATCCATGCAAACGACTGCTGGGTCAATTGTCACCTCACCATGTTGAGTCTGAGCAAAGAGGAGAATTCTGCCGCCCGGGCGCGCTGCATCCATGGCCGTGCGGATGAGCGAATTTCCGCCGACGGCAAGAATCACGACGTCCGCGCCGCGGCCTTCACTCTCCGCTCTGGTGACGGCGATCACGTCTTCTCGGGAGGCATCGATCGGGTGGGCAAGCCCATAATTCGCAGCAATCTTATGGCGCTCCGGATATAAATCCGAGGTCAGCACCTTGGCCCCGGAACGGGAAGCCAGGCTGGCTAGCAAAATCCCTATGGGCCCCTGCCCGATCACCAGCACTGTCTCATCTGCCTCGATCTTGAGATTGCGGACCGCCTTGAAGCAGGTATTGACCGGCTCGACAAAAGCGGCCTGCTCAAAAGGCACATCGTCCGGAATCCGGACCAGTCCTCGTTTCACGATCCAATCCATCACCCGCACATACTCGGCGAATCCGCCGCCCGAGGGCTCAAACCCCGCCGTGCAGCCCACCCGTTTATAGCTGTCGCATTGGGCGAATGTCTTCTTGCGGCAGTAATAGCAATCGCCGCAGGGAACGTGGTGAAAAACCACCACCCGGTCGCCCGGCCGGAAACCGGCGACGTCACGACCTACCGCCGCGATCACCCCGGCGGTTTCATGGCCGAAGATGCGCGGCGCGGAATGGGAGCCGGTATGGATCTTTTTCAGGTCGGTTCCGCAGACGCCACAAGAGTGGACTCGGATCAGGACTTCGCCGGCCCCAATCTGGGGAACCGGCATTTCCTCCAACCGGACATCGTTGATACCGCGGTAGACGGGCGCCTTCATCCTTGCGGGAAGAGAGCCTGCCACGGTAAATGGGCCTGTTCCAGTCATCGTTGCCATATTTTCATCTCATATCCTACGCTTTACCCGGGTTTTCGTCTGCGGCCAGGAATCGTTCCAGCTCGTTACATAGATTGAGTGACGCTCGCGAGCTGGCCCGCGCCATGCGGCCGACCAGCTTCCAGAGTCCCGGCCTCAGCGCCACATAAGCCGCAAAAGAACCCTCCTGGAATTGGCCTTGCGGCGAGATGAAACGCTCCATTCCCGGCAGGTCGAAGTTATACTCATCCGAAATCGCCTTGATGGAGGCAAAAGGAATCTGGTGCGCGCGGGCGGCCCGAGCGACTGATGCCGCCTCCATATCAACGAGATCGGCAGCAAATCGCTCCCTTAAGCGATGCTTCTGTTCCGCTGAAACCACACGATCCACGGTTACGAGAAGCATGCCTTTGCCCGCGAGGTCGGTGGTTACTGCCCCATTTGGCTCGTTGATCTCGTAAAGTTGCCCCGATGACGCGTCGATGACCGCGTGAACTGGGCAAACCGTTCCCGCCGTCAAGCCACTGTGAAGTCCCCCTGCCCAACCGGCAGAGGTAAGCTGGTGGACCGGTCCAAAACTCAACGCAGCCTCGGTAGCCAGATGGGCGCGCGCCGCACCCATGCCTGCGAATGCGGCGATCGCCTTCTCCGAAGAGTAGACCACGACCCCTGCGGCGGTGGTCTCTCGCTTCCAATTGCGAACCAGGGGCTGCAACTCCCTCGCTAGCGCCGCGATGATAGCAATCCTGGATCTCAATTCAACGGCTTCCTCGATGGTCCCCGACGTAGCCGTTAAGCTGAAACCACTCTACGGCCGCGCGCAATGCAGGGTAGACCGGAACCTGGCGAAACCCTAATTCCCGCACCGCCTTTGCCGACGATGCGAACATCATTTTCTTGCCCATCCTCACCGCCTCTACGGTTGCTCGCGGTTCTTTACCGAGCAGTCGGCCGGTGACGTTCTCATCGAAAAAAGCAAAAGCCATGGCGACCGCATGCGGCACCTTCACCGTCGGAGAAGGGAGCCCAGTGATCGCCGAAAGCTTATCCAGGATCTGCTTCAAGGTGAGATTTTCGCCACCGAGAATGTACCGTTCGCCAAAACTGCCCACTTCGAGTGCATCCGCGTGCGTCCTTGCTACTTCGCATACATCGACCAGGTTCAGTCCGGTATCGACATACGCCGGGAACTTGCCGTTGAGAAAGTCAACAATGATTCCTCCGGTAGGTGTGGGTTTGAGATCGTGAGGACCGACCGGCGTGGTTGGATTGAGAATCACGACCGCCTGGCCAAGCCGGGCGGCGCGGACGGCCTCTTGCTCGGCAAGATATTTCGAACGTTTGTAATGTCCGATCATGTCGGCAAGAGAAACCGGCGTCGATTCATCGACAATCGTGCCGTCCCTCCGGAAACCCATCGTCGCCACGCTGGAGGTGTAAACGAAGCGGGGGATGCCTTGTTCGCGGGCCAGTCGAAGCAGATCTCGCGTACCGTCCACATTGGCGGCATACATCATTTTGGGGTCCCGTACCCACAGCCGATAGTCGGCGGCCACATGCATCACCGCATCGCAGCCGCGGATCCCGATCTCCAGGGTGCTTGGGTCGCACAGATCTCCGACGAAGCTATCTCCGGCGATTCCCTTCAGATTGTCCAGCCGACTTGTCTTCCGCGTCAGCAGACGGAGACCAGCTCCCCTGTTAGCAAGTTCTCGCGCCACATGACTACCAACAAAGCCCGTTGCGCCGGTAAGAAAAACTTTCATATAGAAGGAAGACGACACTCCGCGCCAGAAGTGGCGAGAGGATAAAGAAGCCCCATTCCAGTAAATTGGCCTCTAGTCCAAGGCCTCTGGCTGCAGGCCTATATTTTTTTCACCCGCAGCTTTTTTCTGCTGATATTGCGCAACCCAGTGCTCCCAATGCTTGCCCGCTGCCCGGTCTTTGCCAAACTCCAGCCGGGCAATGTCAGCGTAAGAAATAGAGAGCTTCTCATTCGAATTCACCGGAAAGAGTCTCACGAACGACTCACTCAGTGACTTGCCCGGTCGCCGGTCGAAGATGTAACCATCGAACTTGGTTCCGTCCTTGCCGGTGATCGTGATGTCACCGCGATAATCAAAAGCCTTGTCGAGAGCGGCGACGATCTCAGAATCAGACGCCAACTCAGGGATCCAGCCTTCGAGATTCTCGTGTTCGAAGCCGGCGGCGACCTCGATGCTATCGGGATCAGCTGCGGCCGGCGTTGTAACTCTTTCGCTCAAGCGCGCAACTCCTCGACTTCTCTTTCGACGGGTTCAGAGATCTGGACAAGGGTGCCGTGACCGCCCTGCGCTGGCTTGTTCAGCAGATCGAGCGCGCCGCGATCTTCATACTTGTTGAAGAGCGTCGCCTTGACCATGCCGAGGAACCCGTTGAGCGAACCAAAGCCATGATCGACAGCGGTCGGCTCGTATCCGCAGCTGACCATGCAGTTCGCGCACTTGGGATTTCCGCTTTCGGTCCCGTAACCGTCCCAATCGGTTAAATTCATCAACTCTTGAAAGGTGTCGACATAACCATCCTGCAGCAGGTAACACGGTTTCTGCCAACCGAAGATGTTATATGCTGGCGAGCCCCAGGGTGTGCATTTGTAGCTCCGCTTGCCCATGAGGAACTCAAGGAAGAGCGGCGACATATTGAATTTCCAGCTTTTCTTCCGGTTAGACAGAATCGCCCGAAAGAGCCTCCGCGAACGGGCGCGCCCGAGGAAGTGCTTTTGATCCGGCGCCTTATCATAGGTATAGCCCGGTGAGAGCACAATGCCTTCAACCCCCATCGACATGACCTCGTCGAAAAAGGCGCGCACGCTGTTGGCATCGGCGCCATCAAAAAGGGTCGTGTTAGTCGTCACCCGGAAGCCGCGTTTTACGGCCTCGCGAACGCCCTCGACAGCGATGTCATAGCCGCCTTCGCGGCAGACCGAGAAATCATGGTGTTCGCGTTGACCGTCAAGATGCACCGAGAACGTCAGGTATTTCGAAGGGGTAAACTCCGGCAGACGCTTCTTCAATTCGAGGGCGTTAGTGCACAGATAGACGTACTTCTTGCGTGCAACCAGGCCTTCGACAATCTCGACGATTTGCGGGTGCAGCAAAGGCTCGCCGCCAGGGATGCTCACCATTGGGGCGCCGCACTCCTCGACTGCCGCAAAGCATTCCGCGGGCGAGAGATTTTTCTTGAGAATATGCGGAGGATATTGCACCTTGCCACAACCTGCGCAAGCTAGGTTACAGCGGAAAAGCGGCTCAAGCATCAGAACCAGCGGATACCGCTCGCGTCCCTTCAGCTTTTGCCCCAGGACGTACGTCGCTACCGTCCACATCTGTGAAATCGGTACAGCCATGGATCCAATCTCCTTTACCTCAGCAACCGTATTCGCCGAAAGTCCCCGCTTCGGCCTTGCTTGATCTCCTAAGCCCTGTTGTTGATCTCCTAAGCCAGGAACTCAAGCCGCTGCGGAACTGCTTCGTGACTCCGTCCGTTTGCTGCTAAACACCGCGCTCCATCGACTTGCGGTAAGTGGTCAATGCCAGGAGCGGAAAATAATCGCGATAGTGGTGGTAAGCCAGATAGAACACCCGGGGAAAGCCGGTACCGGTATAGATCGCCTGTTTTTCGGCCCCTGATCCACGACTTTCATCCCAGGATCCATCCGTCCGCTGATGGCTCAGCAGCCAACGAATTCCCTTGGCCACTGAATCGCTTCGCGTATCGCCCGCCGCCAATAGCCCCAGCAACGCCCATGCGGTCTGCGACGGCGTGCTGACTCCAACCCCGCGGGTACCTGGATCGTCATAGCTCTCGCAGCTTTCGCCCCAGCCGCCATCGGAATTCTGCACCATACGGATCCACTCCGCTGCCTGTTGAATCTGCGGCTCGTGATTCCACACTCCGATCGCTTCCAGCCCCCGCAACACCAGGAAGGTCCCATAGATATAGTTCACGCCCCAGCGGCCAAACCAGCTTCCGTCCGGCTCCTGCTGGTCATAGATGAACTTGATCGCTCGTTCGACCCGTTTGTCTTTGCTCGTATAACCGTAGGTAGCGAGCATCTCCAAGATCCGCCCGGTAATGTCGACGGTCGGAGGATCCAGCATCGCGTTATGGTCAGCAAACGGAATGTACTGAAAGATCATCTTGGTGTTGTCTTTGTCGAAGCTTGCCCAGCCACCGTTCTGGCACTGCATGGCGAAGATCCAATCGATCGCCCGCTTCGAGACATCGTACTGGTAGCGCTCGCGTGGATTGTCGACCTTGTTCAGCGCAAGCAGAACCTGCGCGGAATCGTCGACATCCGGATAAAACTCATTATTGAACTCGAAATACCACCCGCCCGGCTCGGCATTTGGCGCCTTGACCGCCCAATCCCCCTTGTGGCGGACTTCCTTCGACAGCATCCAGTCAGCCGCCTTCAGCAAGCGAGAATCGTTGCGCGAGACTCCGGCTTCCCCAAGTGCATAGACCGCGTAAGCCGTGTCCCAGACCGGCGACATACAGGGCTGCATCCGAAAGGTTGGCTCAATCTGATCGGGGACGCCGGGATCTTCGATGCCCAGCTTCTCGAACTCGTCCATCGCCCGGATCACCTGCGGATCGTCCACCGAATATCCAAGATGGCGTAGCGCGATGATCGAATTCAGCATGGCCGGATAGATCGCGCCCAGGCCATCCGACATTTCGAGCCGTTCCAGCATCCACTTCTCGGCTCTCTTCAGAGCGACTTGACGCAAGGGCCGGATATGGACCCGCTCGGCGAGGTGAACTAACCGGTCGGCAACCAGGAAGAAATTCCTCCAGCTCACCAGCTTCTTCCGATCGAAACGCAGCCGAAGGTCGGCGTTCTCCCGTCCGCCTACGAATAATTCGTCAATCCCCTGCTCTGGCGCCAACTTCTTGAAAGGCTTCTTGGCGTAAAGAATGGAAAGCGGAACCAGGATCGCCCGTGACCAGGAAGAGATCTCGTAAATATTGAAATAGAACCAGTTCGGAAACAGCACGATCTCGGGCGGCACCGCCGGCACCGCGTCGTAATCGTATTGGCCGATTGCGCAGAGATAAATTTTGGTGAAGGTGTTGCATTCCACCACTCCACCGTGCTCCAGGATCCACTCTCTCGCCCGCTCCAGTCTGGGATCCTGAGCAGGCATCCCCATGAGCTTTCCGGCGAGGTAGCACTTTACCGACAAGCTGATATTCGATGGACCGCCAGGATAAATCGACCATCCGCCATCTTCGTTCTGATAGCGAAGGATCTCGCTCATCGCCCGGCCCATCTTGCCAGGATCACCGGTGCCGAGCAGTACATGGCCGAAGATGTAATCGGCTTCCAGCATCGAATCTGCTTCAAGCTCGCCACACCAATAGCCGTCCGGATGTTGCTGGCCCAGCAAATAATTCTTGGCGTGTTCAGCAGCCGCGGATACATCCTCGAGGGATGCATCGATCCTGCCGAATCTTGGCGTGGGAGGCTCGATTGGCTCCGGCGAGACTGCCTTCGATACCCCGAATTTTCCACTTGCCCTGAGTACGCTCATCTTGTCGATAATCGACCTGCTTCCATTCATCAAAGGCGGGGCACGAGTATTAGGCGCTCACCGCAGGGATCGCCGGAGCGGCGGCAATCGCTTGCACGATCTCCGGGGGCAGCCCGAAGCGCACATTCTCCGGCATCACTTCTACCTCTTCGACGCTGCCAAAACCCTTTTGACGCAAATAATTTACGACGTCTTCGACCAGCACTTCCGGTGCCGATGCACCGGCCGTCAGGACCACCGTCTTGACCCCTTCCAGCCATTCCGGCTGAATCGAACTCGAATTTTCTATGAGATGACTTCGGGTGCTCAAATTACGCGATACTTCCACCAGCCGATTGGAATTCGAGCTGTTGTCCGACCCGACCACCAGCACCAGGTCCGCCTCATGAGCCACGTTCTTGACGGCCACCTGGCGATTCTCCGTGGCATAACAAATATCTTGAGAATGGGGGCCGGCAATTTTCGGAAATCGGGCTTTTAACGCGGTAATGATGTCGCGTGCTTCATCGAGGCTCAAAGTGGTCTGAGTAAGATAGGCGACCCGCTCTGGATCGGGCACCACGAGCGACTCGACCTCTTCGGCACTCGATACTACCTGGGTCACGTCTGGCGCTTCGCCCAGCGTGCCCTCGATCTCATCATGGTCGCGATGGCCGATCAGCACCAGTGAATATCCCTGCTTGGCGAACTTGACCGCTTCGACATGGACCTTGGTCACCAGCGGGCAAGTGGCATCGATCACCTTGAGCTTGCGCTCCTTGCTGCGCTCACGCACCGCCGGCGAAACGCCATGGGCGCTATAGATCACCCGCATCCCCGAAGGAACGTCGTCGATGTCATCGACGAAAATCGCGCCCTTCTCCGCCAATTCGTTGACCACGAAGCGGTTGTGGACAATTTCCTTACGGACATAGATTGGCGCGCCGAAGGTCTCAAGTGCTATGCGAACGATGTCGATCGCACGCACGACGCCGGCGCAGAAGCCGCGCGGCTTCAGCAAGAGAACGCGCTTCTCCGCATCGGGAAAAGCCTGAATCAGATCGGCATTGAAGGTGTTGGTTGACGTGGCTGTCACATCTCCCAGTATACAGGCGAAGCCTCTTCTCCAAAGAGAACGACTTTGGAGTACCACTTTGATTCGGTAGGCATTACCGGATATGGTACGAACCCAACTCCTGGGCGTCTATGCCCAAAATCGTTCCATCTTCAGCTGAAAACCCTCGACAGGCGGATTGCCTTCCAGGAACTCCGGCTTGAGGATCGTCTCCGGCGCTAGCCCAGGACGGTAGATGATCGCCAGCTTCCGAATCGGATCGATGAGCCACGCAAGCTGGGCGCCGTTCGTTATCCACTTCAGCATCTTTTTCTCGACGGCAGCCGCGCGATCGCTCGGCGAGCGCACCTCGACCACAAAATCGGGGCAAAACTGACCAAATTCCTCTTGCTGTGCCGGCGTCAAGGAGTTCCAACGTTCAGACGAAATCCAAGCCGCATCTGGCAGACGCAAGGATGTATCCGGCAGGCGAAATCCCGCGTTGGCGTTGACCGCGAAACCGTTGCCTGTATGCTCTACCCAATCATCCAGCTTGCGGAAGACATAGCCCTCGATATTGCTGCCCTTCAGGCCCAGTGGAGTCATCACGAGGATTTCTCCCCTCTCATTCATCTCAAACTGATAGGGCTCGTTGGCTTTGCAGAAAGCAAGAAATTCGTCATCGCTCAGGCGAGCGGCAGGGACAATCTTCGCAGGCAGAGTCAATAGCTCTAAAGACGATCCCATGGAGGCTACTCCTTCAACGATTCTACTCGTCCGTCCCTAAGGGTGCGCCACCACCTACCGGCTGCCACGCAACAACTGTTCAGCATGCTTCACCGAGGTCTCGGTCACCGCGGCTCCGCTGAGCATTCGCGCAATCTCCTGCGTTCTTTCGGACTCATCCATCAGCCGGATCGCCGTCTTGGTTCGCCCCTGATGTTCGCGTTTTTCGATGAGGAAGTGTTGGTCGGCAAAGGCGGCTATTTGCGGCAGATGGGTCACGCACAAGATCTGTTGCGCGCGCGATAGCTCCTTCAGCTTCTGGCCCACCGCTTCAGCCGCGCGCCCCCCAATGCCGATGTCGATTTCGTCGAAAACCAACGTGCGCGGCGCCGCTGTTTTCTTCTTTCCTCCCTTTGCCGAAGCATGGGAGGCAGCCAGGTTAGCTCCCTCTTCAACGCTGACCTTCAACGCGAGCAGCACCCGGGACATTTCGCCGCCCGAGGCAATCTCATCAAGCGGCTTCAGCGGCTCGCCAGCATTCGTCGCAATCCGGCATTCGACCGTGTCCCAGCCATGCGACGTCCAAAAGGTCTCTTCTTGCCTCGAGGCGACTCCCACCGCGAACTTCACCTTCATGGCCAGGTCGTTGATCTGGTGCTCGGCGAGCTTTTCCAATCGCTTGGCCGCCGCAATCCGTTCTTTGCTGAGCGAAGCAGCCGCCGAACAATAGCGCTCCGCTGCTCGCAACAGATCCGCCTTGAGGCTTTTCAGGACTTCGTCACGATTCTCAATCTCCGCCAGCTTCGCGGAAACCTCCTCGCCATAGGCGATGACCTCGCTGAGCGTTGATCCGTATTTGCGCTTCAGCCGTTCCAACAAGGCCAGACGGTCTTCAATCTCCGCCAGCCTCTCGGGCGACGCCTGAATACTCTCGGCGTAATCGCGAACGGTTGCACCAACATCCTCAACCACCGCCCGCGCCGAGGCAAGCTGCTCCGCTGTCTCTACAAACTTGTGATCGAAGCGAGCCAGTTCGTCAAGGTGCTTCTCAGCAGCCCGCAGATTTCCTTCCGCCGAACTGCTTCCCTCGTACAGCAGTTCATAAGCACTCATCGCCGCCGCGTAAAGCTTCTCGGCATTCGCGAGGATGCGCCGCTCATTTTCGAGAGCTTCGTCTTCTCCTGCGACCGGCCGAACGCCGGCAATCTCTTTGTTCTGAAAGCTCCAGAGATCAGCCGCCCGGAGCCGGTCCTGTTCATCGCGCTCGAGATCGTCCAGGCGGGTAGAAATCTCGCGCCAATTCGCAAATGCCGCCGAGACTGCCGTTGCCAGCTCCCCATCGGCAGAGATCCCGGCAAACCGGTCCAGCAGGCCACGCTGCTGGGCCGCGTCAAAGGCGCCCAGCGTCTCAGACTGAGCATGGATCAGCGCCAGTTCTGGGGCCAACTGACGCAAAACGGTCACTGTCGCCGGCTGGTTATTCACATAGACGCGACCCTTGCCGTTCGGAAGAATCTCGCGCCGCAGAATGACCTCTTCGCCATCGCCGTCAAGTCCGTTCGCCTCCAGCGCGGCCTCTGCCCCAGCCGTACTCTCAAAAACACAGGCCACTACGGCCCGGTCCGCTCCGTGGCGAACCATGTCCGAAGAGGCCTTATCACCCATTAGCAGCGCCAGAGCGTCCACCAGAATCGATTTCCCCGCGCCCGTCTCACCAGTCAGCAGGTTCAGCCCAGGCCCAAAGACGGCGACCGCGTGATCGATCACCGCATAATTTTCAGCCCGCAGTTCGAGCAGCATGGTCCCTCTGGGAGCATTCTTGCACGAAGGCGTCCGCCTCGTGCAAACTCCCACTT includes these proteins:
- the recN gene encoding DNA repair protein RecN, translated to MLLELRAENYAVIDHAVAVFGPGLNLLTGETGAGKSILVDALALLMGDKASSDMVRHGADRAVVACVFESTAGAEAALEANGLDGDGEEVILRREILPNGKGRVYVNNQPATVTVLRQLAPELALIHAQSETLGAFDAAQQRGLLDRFAGISADGELATAVSAAFANWREISTRLDDLERDEQDRLRAADLWSFQNKEIAGVRPVAGEDEALENERRILANAEKLYAAAMSAYELLYEGSSSAEGNLRAAEKHLDELARFDHKFVETAEQLASARAVVEDVGATVRDYAESIQASPERLAEIEDRLALLERLKRKYGSTLSEVIAYGEEVSAKLAEIENRDEVLKSLKADLLRAAERYCSAAASLSKERIAAAKRLEKLAEHQINDLAMKVKFAVGVASRQEETFWTSHGWDTVECRIATNAGEPLKPLDEIASGGEMSRVLLALKVSVEEGANLAASHASAKGGKKKTAAPRTLVFDEIDIGIGGRAAEAVGQKLKELSRAQQILCVTHLPQIAAFADQHFLIEKREHQGRTKTAIRLMDESERTQEIARMLSGAAVTETSVKHAEQLLRGSR